acttttttaaaaataattttaaggtgTTCAAAGGGTGCCTTTTTCTGTTATGGCCTCTTATGCCATAATTCGAATGCTCAGTCTATCTCCATGTCCCTGCCTTTCTGAATAACTAACCCGTgtaatataacttaaaataaagatttttctaGAAGAgagatttacaaatttattaaaacaaatttatgaatatttaaattatttatttattaatcattattaatgatctattaattaaaatgcattttttgtaataaaaatatattaaagttaaataaaagtacaaaGACACAGAAGACAAGCACTTGTGATTTATTTAATTGGAACATTTTTAAGTGATTTGCAAGTAATTAAACCACCATCACTTAAAGTGATTAAATTATTTCCCTGCCATTGTGCAATTAAATCACTACTAGTTTTTAAATCGACTTGCAATTTCTCCCATACTTTTTTCTTTGGATTCAGTACAGCATCAGGTTCACCATCCTgataattttcaacaataacACGTTCACCAGGTTTAGCATTTGCTGGTGGTTGTAATGGCTCAACAGCTTTCGGTTCCTCTTGACTTGCACATAATACCATACCTTGTGATTCAATTCCACGCATTTTTGCAGCTTTTAAATTACACAGGACAAGTACCATACGATCTTGCATTTCTTCAATTGGTACATAATTTACTAAGCCACTAACAATTGTACGTGGTTGTTCTTCGCCCAGGTCAATTTTTTCTACGTACAAACTATCAGCTTCCGGATGTTTTGATACTTCAACGATTTTACCTATTCGTATATCCAATTTCGATGGTGTTATAACATCGGCCACAGCTTCTTGTTCtgtaaaattcaaataactattaatctcaaaatttttggaacaaTCATAACGAGATGTTTACCCATAACATACATAGACATTTCAATcgataagtaattatttttaacaatttttttacaaaagcaaTTTTAAGTAGTGCCTGTGGCGTTGCGCAGCCGTTATTCTGTATTTTATGCGATTAGGCTTAAAAACGCATAACGAAATGTTTACCCATAACATAGATGGACATTACaatcgaaaagtaattttaagtaGTGTTGCGTTGCCTCAGTCGTTATTTTGTGTTGTATGTGACTAGgcttacaacaaaattaatcgCTAGGGAAACGAACTTTTAAAACATGCCGCTACGTGCAATCATCCTCAAAAGTTACAAAATGTGGGACTAACTCATGGAGATACACAGAACAGTACTGATATGTTAAGAGTCGCAAATATGAACATTTGGCATTGAACAAATAACGTGTCCTAGCCCCCTCTAAAgagattaaaagaaaatttttaaccattgAATTAGATTATTAAATACTGTTGTTCTATTTCCAAATTTGTTACTTGTCATACTATAAACttacagaaaatatttctaataaaagatacaagaatttgaattttaaatgtgtctaacaatttttccaatttaaaattttcccaattaaaattaaaataaatattacttgttTTTTTCGTTGGATAAGCACTTTCAGctaatttcttcaattttggTTCCTCAAATGTTTTCCTAATTGGTTCTAATAATTggttaatatatatttctacaGCTCCTTTCAAATCAGCTGGATGTAAATCTTGCTTTGCAAAAGCTTGTTCTAATTCCTCATAAGTTTGATATGTAATATCACcaccatttttttcatttcgtgGTATGACAAATcctaaaaagtatataaaattaactgatattctcaatctaaaaataataaataatcttacctttttcacttttataaatTGGTAAAAGTACATGCTTAACAAAAGCTAAAACTCCATTATCTTGAATATTTCCTGGTTCACAGaatgctttttttaatttctttttaacaaCAGCTGGTGCGTCAAGTAAATCAATTTTACTATCTTCTTCTGATGAACTCATTTTTCCACCAGTTAATCCCGGAACTATATATatcaattcatttaattaataacaaaatataatttatcaaaataaaataatagctgGTAGGttcaatcataaataattttttaactcaattatttgataatttttaatgacaaCTTCCAGACAAATTGCTCCAAACGagcaaaaaatcattaaaataacatattttgctACGTTTTGAAGTTAACTCATAATATAGGGCCATTATAAAAACTtcgattaaaacaaatatttaaattccttACTAACCCATGggattcattaaatgaattcGTTTTTGGTATCCTAATTGCGGTAAATATTTTTcagcaaatgtaaaaattttcctttggTCAATACCACCAAATTGGGCATCCACCTTTAAATATTCTTCATCCAATGCTTGTAAACCTATAAAACAACAACTAGAGTACAATTAAAGGTAATATTTCATCTCTATCTTAACCATCAGAAgattttcccaaattttttatattttttaatgttttctataACAGTAA
This genomic interval from Chrysoperla carnea chromosome 1, inChrCarn1.1, whole genome shotgun sequence contains the following:
- the LOC123304809 gene encoding tyrosine--tRNA ligase, cytoplasmic encodes the protein MSGENTLTPTEKFNLISRNLQEVLGEDKLKEILTKKDLSLYWGTATTGRPHVAYFVPMSKIGDFLRAGCEVTILFADLHAYLDNMKAPWELLSLRTDYYEAVIKAMLKSIGVPLEKLKFVRGTDYELSKEYTLDVYKLSSLITEHDAKKAGAEVVKQVDHPLLSGLLYPGLQALDEEYLKVDAQFGGIDQRKIFTFAEKYLPQLGYQKRIHLMNPMVPGLTGGKMSSSEEDSKIDLLDAPAVVKKKLKKAFCEPGNIQDNGVLAFVKHVLLPIYKSEKGFVIPRNEKNGGDITYQTYEELEQAFAKQDLHPADLKGAVEIYINQLLEPIRKTFEEPKLKKLAESAYPTKKTKQEAVADVITPSKLDIRIGKIVEVSKHPEADSLYVEKIDLGEEQPRTIVSGLVNYVPIEEMQDRMVLVLCNLKAAKMRGIESQGMVLCASQEEPKAVEPLQPPANAKPGERVIVENYQDGEPDAVLNPKKKVWEKLQVDLKTSSDLIAQWQGNNLITLSDGGLITCKSLKNVPIK